From the genome of BD1-7 clade bacterium:
AAACCACCCCGTTTGGAGCCTTTCTCGACCCCGTCGCTGACAAACTCATGGTGTCTATCGCGCTAGTTGTATTGGTAGAGCGTTTTGCCGTGTGGTACTTCACCTTGCCAGCCATCATCATCATCGGCCGCGAAATAATCATCTCCGCCCTCAGAGAGTGGATGGCCGAGCTCGGCAAACGCACCAGTGTCGCGGTGTCTTATATCGGCAAAATCAAAACCATGGCGCAGATGGGCGCCATCTTCCTGTTTTTGCTGGTGCAGGTCGATAAAGAAGGCCCAGTTTACTATCTCGCGATGGTCAGTATGTATACTGCAGCGGCGCTCACGATTTGGTCTATGTTCTTGTATTTAAAGGCAGCCTGGCCAGATTTGCGCCCCGGCAACGAAAATTGATCATAACGCGTACAACTTTCTGTTTTAGTACGGTTTTTTTCAAATTAATGTTGACACTGGCGTCAGTCTGAATAGAATTAGCCACCTCTTTGACGCAAGATACAAAGCGCGGGAATAGCTCAGTTGGTAGAGCGCGACCTTGCCAAGGTCGAGGTCGCCGGTTCGAACCCGGTTTCCCGCTCCATATTCCTTTGTATCTCATCGTTTGGCGCGATGGTAGAGCGGCGATACAGCGGACTGCAACTCCGTATAGACCGGTTCGACTCCGGTTCGCGCCTCCACTTTTCTTTGTGCATTACTAGCGTTAGTCACACTGATTAACAGCAAGTAAATCACGTACAAAGCACCCAAAGCCCGGGTGGTGGAATTGGTAGACACAGGAGACTTAAAATCTCCCGCTCTTACGAGTGTGCCGGTTCAAGTCCGGCCCCGGGCACCACTTCATGATCCAGCGNCCTCCATTAACGTCCACTTTCTCTCGAAAACCCTTTAAATTCCTGCGTTTTCAGTCCATTGCTGTCCATTTTGATTCATTGCA
Proteins encoded in this window:
- the pgsA gene encoding CDP-diacylglycerol--glycerol-3-phosphate 3-phosphatidyltransferase, which encodes MNIPNALTLFRLVLIPVFVIVFYIPSQWSYLISAIVFFVAGWTDWLDGYLARKLNQTTPFGAFLDPVADKLMVSIALVVLVERFAVWYFTLPAIIIIGREIIISALREWMAELGKRTSVAVSYIGKIKTMAQMGAIFLFLLVQVDKEGPVYYLAMVSMYTAAALTIWSMFLYLKAAWPDLRPGNEN